The stretch of DNA CGAAGCCTAATGCCCCACTGAGGATTGACAAATCTAAAATCGGTAGCTATTCTGACAATAGCATAATCCAAGTTACCGGAATAAGCTCTGTTGGGTATATCGACTCACAATTAGTTCCAATTGTCAGACCTAGAAGACCAGCGGACGTCATACAGATTTGGCCGCAGCCGTAAATCGCCGTATATCCAGGTTTTCGAAATATAAAAACATACGAAATTAAGTTTGTAAGAAAATAATCAGAAGAGGTGAGAAAATGAAAAGGTTTATATTCATAATGGTGCTAATTGCACTAGTCACCCAACTGGTAATGACGATTGCACTAGCAGAGGTAACAAATGTCACCTCCCCACCATTATCCAGAAAGTGGAACCTCATTAGTTTGCCTGCAATCCCAAAAAACCCAAATCCTGAGGTTGTTTTCGCAGGTTTCCCGGTAGGAAGTGGTATTCTCTGGAGATATAGCGCGCCGGACTCAAATTTCTACTGCTACGACCCTTGGGACCCCGAGCCGTTTGGTGGTGCGTTAATCACCGAAGGCTACTGGCTATGGTGTGAAAATGGTGGGCTGACCATATCCTATGAAGCCGTGACCGAAAACTACAATACCGACATGTGGATTAGCCTTCCTGGAAAGCCAACTGATACTATCGGAGGCGGTTGGACGCTTATAGGAACGCCCTACAACTTTAATTACCCCTGGGAAAACGTAAAGGTAACAGACGGTACGCAGACATTAACTGTAGAACAAGCATGCAATTTGGCAGATCCCTGGTTAGCGAAAACACATTGGTGGTTTGATGCTACAGCACAATCACTAATGACCCTGAGCTATCCAGACCAATGGCCTGATTCAACAGAATTGCTACCCTGGCATGGATATTGGATACAATCTCTTAAGGACAACCTCGCCTTGATTCTAGAGGTGCCATCTTAGTTAAAGGATTCTCGACACTCAACAAACATAAGAAAAAGCGATTAGCCAAAAGCTAATCGCTTTTTTATTCCAAAATAAAACCCCATAATTTTAATCGTGCTGCCAACAATTAGTTTAAAATTAAACGTTCCTATGTTCACAGATTCTCTGAGCACGTTTACTAATATATTTAACCAGCTTTCGTTGAAATTTCGTAATTTCACTCAAACACAAAGGCCATGAATCTAGCTGACATCTTTTTACTTTCCCTGCAATCCTGCGCAAACACACCCCCATTGAAGCAAATCGATTCCATCTTAATCAAAAGCAGGCCAACCACAGACTTTGTCAAATGTGTACGAATCTTATATAATACAGAATGGTGTCCTAGAATGCGGCGCCCCTATCCAGAAAAACTTTGGGGAGGAGTTCAAAGATATGGGAACTGAAATATCAATTTTGCAGAAAGCGCGAGCAGCCTATCAACCCAAGCTGCCAAAGGCATTGCGCGAAGGAAGAATCAAGGTTGAACTCGGACCGCCTTCCGAACCTGCAACAGACAAAGTAGAGATACAGGCATTATTCCCAAACACCTACGGCCAGCCGATTGCAACATTGGCTGAAGGCGATGGGAATCTTAGCACAGCTCCTATGAAAGTTGGAGTTGTCCTTTCTGGCGGCCAGGCTCCTGGCGGTCATAATGTCATCGCAGGTTTGTTCGATGCACTAAAGGCAGCAAACCCTGAAAGCAAGCTCTATGGCTTCCTCAAAGGGCCGGGAGGGGTGATAAAGTGTAAATACAAAGAACTTACAGCTGATGTAATAGACAAGTACCGCAACACTGGCGGTTTTGACATGATCATGAGCGGCAGAGACAAGATAGAAAAGATTGAGGAACTGGAAGCATGCGAAAAAAATTTCAAGGATCTCGGCCTTGATGGGCTAGTAATCATTGGCGGCGACGATTCGAATACAAACGCCGCCGTGCTCGCAGAGCACCTCAAAGCCAAGGGTTCTAAGACTAAGATAATTGGAGTGCCAAAAACCATCGATGGCGATATGAAAAATGAACATATCGAGGCTTCCTTTGGATTCGACACTGCCGCAAAGTTATACTCCGAACTTATCGGCAATATTGCTCGCGACGCAACCTCTGCAGTCAAATACTGGCATTTCATACGCTTAATGGGACGTGCGGCGAGCCACGTAACACTCGAGTGCGCGCTTCAAGTACATCCGAACATTGCACTGATTTCCGAAGAGGTCCAAGCCAAAGGCACAAATTTAGAAGAGATAGTTGACTATATCACCGATGTGATAGTCAAGCGTTCGCAGGCTGGAAAAAACTACGGTGTGCTACTCGTCCCAGAGGGGCTTGTAGAGTTTATCGCAGACATAAAAACCATGATAGATGAGTTGAGTGCAATTCTCGGCAAAGACGAGGAATATATCAAGAGCCTTCCAGACCATTCCGAGCGTGTACAGTATTTGAGTAGCTTGCTGAGCGAACACAGCGGAAAAGTATACAATTCACTACCGGTGGACATCCAGGAAGTCCTTCTCAAAAGAGACAGCCATGGGAACGTCCCGCTCTCACAAGTTGAAACCGAAAGGTTGCTGATTGACCTGGTTTCCGACAAAATACGCTTCCTGCAAGCGCATGATGGCAAAGACTTCGTGAAGTTCAGTCCGCTATCACATTTCTTTGGGTATGAAGGCCGATGCGCGGCACCGACTAACTTTGATGCAGATTATGCATATTCGCTTGGCTACGCAGCGGCACAGTTAATACGAGCTGGGCTGAGCGGATACACCGTAATGGTGAAAAACCTAACACGCCCAGCAGATGAATGGGTAGCAGGTGGTATCCCAATTACAATGATGCTTAATATGGAGGTTCGCAAAGGAAAACGCGTCCCTGTTATCCGAAAAGCGTTAGTAGACCTCGACGGCGCACCGTTCAAGGAGTTTGCAGCTAATCGAGAAAAATGGGCGCTAAATGACGAATATATTTACCCAGGTCCAATTCAGTATTTTGGACCGCCTGAAATTTGCGACGCACCAACAATAACGCTTACATTAGAAAGGCGTTAATAGAAGGGGCATTAAAAGAATCGGAGCGGTCATATTTTATGCTGCTTTAGATGACGGTGTTGATGTCATCCACTGGAATGCATTATAGAAATACGATTGCAGCTGAAGTGACTGTTCTCCCATCTAGCGACTTTACTATTATGGCACGTCTGTGGTAAGATAATGCTAGGTCCCCCTTGACAGAATATTCTTACTTTGGGGAC from Armatimonadota bacterium encodes:
- a CDS encoding diphosphate--fructose-6-phosphate 1-phosphotransferase, whose product is MGTEISILQKARAAYQPKLPKALREGRIKVELGPPSEPATDKVEIQALFPNTYGQPIATLAEGDGNLSTAPMKVGVVLSGGQAPGGHNVIAGLFDALKAANPESKLYGFLKGPGGVIKCKYKELTADVIDKYRNTGGFDMIMSGRDKIEKIEELEACEKNFKDLGLDGLVIIGGDDSNTNAAVLAEHLKAKGSKTKIIGVPKTIDGDMKNEHIEASFGFDTAAKLYSELIGNIARDATSAVKYWHFIRLMGRAASHVTLECALQVHPNIALISEEVQAKGTNLEEIVDYITDVIVKRSQAGKNYGVLLVPEGLVEFIADIKTMIDELSAILGKDEEYIKSLPDHSERVQYLSSLLSEHSGKVYNSLPVDIQEVLLKRDSHGNVPLSQVETERLLIDLVSDKIRFLQAHDGKDFVKFSPLSHFFGYEGRCAAPTNFDADYAYSLGYAAAQLIRAGLSGYTVMVKNLTRPADEWVAGGIPITMMLNMEVRKGKRVPVIRKALVDLDGAPFKEFAANREKWALNDEYIYPGPIQYFGPPEICDAPTITLTLERR